AAGCCGTTGGTCCAACACATCTTTCATCTGTATGTTCTGCATATCTAACGGCGTTGATAGTGTGGAGATGAAATCACCTGGATGCTTTCCCCTAATGACTTCGATTGCCAAAACCCCAAAGCTATACACATCACATTTTTCAGTTACCTTCATTGTATAAGCAAGCTCTGCAAAGCAAAGAAATGAAGGCAAAGGATAAAATCAACACATATGTATACTATTCTTTGATAGGACAATGAAATAATTTACCTGGTGCAATATATCCATAAGTTCCTGCAGGGGAAGTCCAATTGGATGAGTCTAGCTCCAAAAGCTTAGCAGTGCCAAAGTCTGAAACGTGAGCCTCAAATTGAGAATCCAGCAAGATGTTGCTACTTGATATGTCACGATGAATAATCGGAGGGAAGCAATCATGGTGCATGTAAGACAAGGCATATGCCACACCTTTAACAATATTCAATCTCTTACTCCAGCCCAATACTTTAGCAGCATCTTCGTTGCCTAAGATTAGGGATAAGCTACCCCTCTCTAGATACTGACAAACCAAAAAGGAATGTTGCACATGGGGACAAAAACCATAAAGTTTAACAATGTTTCGATGTCGTATGTCTATCAATGCCCTTATCTCATTCAAGAActccttttgaaatttgttCCCACCAGCATCATCTAGTGGTCGATTGAATTTCTTAACGGCTACAATGTCACCTGAAGTTAGCTCAGCTTTATAGACAGTTCCATGTCCTCCTTTCCCAATGCAATATAGAGCATCAAAACCATTTGTCACTTTTATGATTTCATCATACAATGTTCTTCCATTGAAATGTAATATTGAAAGAAATAGTACTTGGCCCTCGGTCTTGCTTTGTTTGGATTTTGGATCTGTCTTTCTTCTTTGCATAAAAACAAAAAGcccaaagaaagaaagtagAACAGAAACTACTCCTAAAAGCGGGAAAACGAGAAGAAACACGACTTTGTGTCCCCTTTTTGAGCTATGTTTGTATATCATGGAAGCATTGCAAGGTTGTAGTCCTGTAACATTACCGCACAATCCCCTGTTCCCTTGTAATGCTTCTACAGGAGCTGTTAGAAACGCACTGCTATTAGGAATGGGACCCTGCAACTCATTGTAAGATATGTCAACATACAACAGGCCATGCATGTCTTCGAATGTTGATGGAATAAGACCAGAAAGATAATTGTGGGAGAGATTTAAGATCACTAAGCTCTCCAGTTTTTTAATTTCCGATGGTATCTCTCCATTTAAAGAGTTATAACTTATATCTAATTTGGAGATATGAGATATGGTTAGGAGATGCGTTGGAATCCCTTCGCTAAAATTGTTGTGGCTTAAATTCAAGTTGATCAATTTCACGAAGTCCCCAAAATTACTTGGAATTGACTTACTCAGCTTGTTAGAGGACAAGTCAAGATATTCAAGATTTGTCAATAACCCAAATTCAAAAGGTATAGCACCAGAGAGTTTATTGCCATTCATCCTCAATCGCTGTAGAGAAATCAGCCTTCCGAATTCTTTTGGAATAGTCccaaatatatgatttgaagAAAGATCAAGTTCACCAAGTTGAGTCCAGTTTCCAATCTCGTGTGGTATGCTACTAGTAATATTGTTGTTACCCAGTCGTAGCATTTGTAGTTGTGGACACTGTCCCCAATTACTTGAGATCTTTCCATTAAATCGATTATGGCTGAGATCTATGAACTCCAAGTTTGGATAGACACCAAAGTCCTTAGATATATCTCCAATGAGTTGGTTACCTCCTAATAGGACTCTGACTATGCTTGTGcaatttttgaagcttttggGAATTCGGCCGTCCAAATGATTGTTGCTTGCAACAAAGTACTGAAGTGATCCACCTTGGCAAATATTTTGAGGCAAATTACCAGTAAATTGGTTTGTGTCTAGTCTTAGTAAAACCAAGTTGATGAGATCTCCAATTCCTTGAGGAATAGAACCGGTAAGTTGGTTTTCATAAAGGGATACAATTACCAAATTGCTCAAATTAGCAAATGGAGTTGGAAGAGAACCATGTAGCTGGTTTTGATCCAATTGTAGAAATTTGAGAGAACTCAAGTTTCCCAATTCTGTAGGAATGGATCCAGAAAGGCTATTATTATTCAGGTGAAGTAGGGTAAGA
This Carya illinoinensis cultivar Pawnee chromosome 11, C.illinoinensisPawnee_v1, whole genome shotgun sequence DNA region includes the following protein-coding sequences:
- the LOC122282893 gene encoding MDIS1-interacting receptor like kinase 2-like, translating into MGSLAIKKVISLLINFVLFAQLVSSLEAAFSSNSSKEATALLTWKNSLQNDSQSHLSSWTSVSSSNLNLSRQNPCNWLGISCNLAGSVVKINLTESSLQGMLHGFSFLSFPNLAYIDLYMNALFGTIPPQIGSLSKLEYLDLSFNQFSGKIPPEIGKLTNLKVLHLVENNLNGSIPEEIGCLHFLTELALYKNHIDGSIPSSLGNLSNLVNLFLYDNELSGFVPPEMGNLSNLDQLFISGNHLTGPIPPSFGNLKKLTILSMFDNSLFGPIPSEIGNLNSLQELSLLQNNLSGSIPASLGDLVNLTLLHLNNNSLSGSIPTELGNLSSLKFLQLDQNQLHGSLPTPFANLSNLVIVSLYENQLTGSIPQGIGDLINLVLLRLDTNQFTGNLPQNICQGGSLQYFVASNNHLDGRIPKSFKNCTSIVRVLLGGNQLIGDISKDFGVYPNLEFIDLSHNRFNGKISSNWGQCPQLQMLRLGNNNITSSIPHEIGNWTQLGELDLSSNHIFGTIPKEFGRLISLQRLRMNGNKLSGAIPFEFGLLTNLEYLDLSSNKLSKSIPSNFGDFVKLINLNLSHNNFSEGIPTHLLTISHISKLDISYNSLNGEIPSEIKKLESLVILNLSHNYLSGLIPSTFEDMHGLLYVDISYNELQGPIPNSSAFLTAPVEALQGNRGLCGNVTGLQPCNASMIYKHSSKRGHKVVFLLVFPLLGVVSVLLSFFGLFVFMQRRKTDPKSKQSKTEGQVLFLSILHFNGRTLYDEIIKVTNGFDALYCIGKGGHGTVYKAELTSGDIVAVKKFNRPLDDAGGNKFQKEFLNEIRALIDIRHRNIVKLYGFCPHVQHSFLVCQYLERGSLSLILGNEDAAKVLGWSKRLNIVKGVAYALSYMHHDCFPPIIHRDISSSNILLDSQFEAHVSDFGTAKLLELDSSNWTSPAGTYGYIAPELAYTMKVTEKCDVYSFGVLAIEVIRGKHPGDFISTLSTPLDMQNIQMKDVLDQRLPFPTTQVENELIIVTQLAMKCLNVCPQSRPTMHMISKVLSTNIAHS